In Clostridium sp. JN-1, one genomic interval encodes:
- a CDS encoding DJ-1 family glyoxalase III — translation MKKALVLFADGFEEIEALTVVDVLRRGEVDCLMCSTSDTKCVKGAHDVNIQCNILLKQVNPSDYGALIIPGGMPGAENLRDNDEVINLVKRFNSENKILGAICAGPIVFEKAGVLKEISATSYPGFKDKLHAGKYIENKVVVQDKNIITSRGPATAPYFAFKILENLTDKDTADNIKNDMLISFVENVI, via the coding sequence ATGAAGAAGGCTTTAGTTTTATTTGCAGATGGTTTTGAAGAAATTGAAGCGCTGACAGTAGTGGATGTGCTTAGAAGAGGTGAGGTTGACTGCCTAATGTGTTCTACAAGTGATACAAAGTGCGTTAAAGGAGCACATGATGTAAATATACAATGTAATATATTGCTAAAACAAGTTAATCCAAGTGATTATGGAGCACTTATTATACCAGGTGGAATGCCGGGAGCTGAAAATTTAAGAGATAATGATGAAGTTATAAATTTAGTGAAAAGATTCAACAGCGAAAATAAGATTTTAGGAGCAATATGTGCAGGACCAATAGTATTTGAAAAGGCAGGAGTATTAAAAGAAATAAGTGCAACTTCATATCCTGGATTTAAAGATAAATTACATGCAGGTAAATATATAGAAAATAAGGTAGTTGTACAAGATAAAAATATAATAACTAGTAGAGGACCTGCAACAGCACCGTATTTCGCATTTAAGATATTGGAAAACTTAACAGACAAAGATACTGCGGACAATATAAAAAATGATATGCTTATAAGTTTCGTAGAAAATGTAATTTAA
- a CDS encoding APC family permease: MEIKLGKLLIGKSLKTDQLKSQKFNVFWGLPIMSSDAISSVAYAGEEILIVLIPVLGLMSYKYMFYASMCIVTLMFILVFSYRQTIDSYPNGGGSYIVAKDNLGTTAGLVAGSALSIDYVLTVAVSSCAGTAAITSAVPSLLPYRVIITILLIMFITIGNLRGIRESSRMFGIPTYLFVLSILAMLITGIVKVNVYGYIPQPLYTIPKAAGDISLFLFLRAFASGCTALTGVEAVSNGVPNFKEPSQKNAKRVLELLALIILIMFGGISYLATLYHAVPNPNVTVVAQIAKQVFGQTGIMFYVVQITTAIILVMATNTAFSGLPLLFALMAKDGFLPRQFSKRGKRLSFSNGIIVLGVLACLLVIISNGDDHVLLSMYAVGVFISFTLSQSGMFVRWIRNKGKGWRHKAAINGFGALVTFTTVVILGITKFKAGAWIILILIPVMIIVMSKIKEHYTKVAKQLKLSLNEKPKEINFAEQKRYVIVPIDTLNRSFLKALNYARTISDNIIVFHVSVDDEATDRLLNKWDKYNIGIPIVVKKSPYRSILGPLVKFIESEEYTAGKNDTITVVLPQFVVKKWWGNILHNQTALFIKTMLVRRRNIAIVTIPYIINE, from the coding sequence ATGGAAATAAAATTAGGAAAATTGCTCATAGGGAAAAGTTTAAAAACAGATCAATTAAAAAGTCAAAAGTTCAACGTATTTTGGGGACTCCCTATTATGTCTAGTGATGCTATATCATCAGTAGCTTATGCTGGAGAAGAAATTTTAATTGTTCTTATACCTGTTCTCGGATTGATGTCATATAAATATATGTTTTATGCTTCAATGTGTATAGTAACCTTAATGTTTATTCTAGTGTTTTCTTATAGACAAACTATAGATAGTTATCCAAATGGCGGGGGATCTTATATAGTTGCTAAGGATAATTTAGGAACAACAGCTGGTCTTGTAGCAGGCTCAGCTCTATCAATAGACTATGTACTTACAGTTGCTGTTAGCAGCTGCGCAGGAACAGCAGCAATAACTTCTGCAGTACCATCGCTGCTGCCTTACAGGGTTATTATTACTATACTTCTCATAATGTTTATAACTATTGGCAACTTAAGAGGAATAAGAGAATCATCGAGAATGTTTGGAATACCTACTTATTTATTTGTACTTTCCATACTTGCAATGCTTATAACTGGTATTGTTAAAGTAAATGTGTATGGATATATTCCTCAGCCGCTTTATACAATACCAAAAGCTGCAGGTGATATAAGTTTATTTTTATTTTTAAGAGCGTTTGCCTCAGGGTGTACAGCCTTAACTGGAGTAGAAGCTGTTAGCAATGGTGTCCCAAATTTTAAAGAACCTTCACAAAAAAATGCAAAAAGGGTACTTGAATTACTTGCACTAATTATATTAATTATGTTTGGAGGAATATCTTATTTGGCAACCTTGTATCATGCAGTTCCAAACCCTAATGTAACGGTTGTTGCACAAATTGCAAAACAAGTTTTTGGACAAACAGGAATAATGTTTTATGTAGTTCAAATTACAACAGCAATAATATTAGTTATGGCAACTAATACAGCTTTTTCAGGACTACCTTTGTTATTTGCACTTATGGCTAAGGATGGATTTTTGCCGAGACAGTTTTCAAAAAGAGGAAAAAGACTTAGTTTTTCAAATGGTATTATAGTTTTAGGTGTACTTGCATGTTTGTTAGTTATTATTTCTAATGGTGATGATCATGTACTATTATCAATGTATGCTGTAGGAGTTTTCATTTCATTTACATTGTCACAATCTGGAATGTTTGTGAGATGGATTAGAAATAAGGGTAAAGGCTGGAGACATAAGGCAGCTATAAATGGTTTCGGAGCATTAGTAACTTTTACTACAGTAGTAATATTAGGTATAACAAAATTTAAGGCTGGTGCATGGATAATCTTAATATTAATACCTGTTATGATAATTGTAATGAGCAAAATAAAGGAACATTATACAAAGGTAGCCAAACAGTTGAAATTAAGCCTTAATGAAAAACCTAAAGAAATAAATTTTGCAGAACAAAAAAGATACGTAATCGTACCAATAGACACTTTAAATAGATCATTTTTAAAAGCATTAAATTATGCTAGAACCATATCGGATAATATAATAGTATTTCATGTATCGGTAGATGATGAAGCCACAGATAGATTATTAAATAAATGGGATAAATATAATATTGGAATTCCTATTGTAGTTAAAAAGTCTCCTTATAGAAGTATACTTGGACCGCTAGTTAAATTTATAGAATCAGAGGAATATACTGCAGGAAAAAATGATACTATAACTGTAGTGCTGCCTCAGTTTGTAGTTAAAAAGTGGTGGGGTAATATACTGCATAATCAAACAGCTTTATTTATAAAAACTATGCTTGTTAGAAGAAGGAATATAGCTATAGTTACGATACCTTATATAATTAATGAATAG
- a CDS encoding pitrilysin family protein: protein MKKVILDNGIVLIYEYRPSELTSFCIGFNAGALEEKDKFNWGTAHVVEHMISKGTKKRSEKVINELCDRIFGFENAMTNFSYVVYYGTCLSQNFKSGFEVYSDILLNPLFSEVGFSEEMNVISQELKEWKENIYQYCEDLALYNAFLKKRIRIPIIGEENSIRSITLDDIRKFYETYYAPQNCVISVCSSLKFEDVLDVVNKYIGSWKRDFSGINPCIYEKNKAGTFAQRLDGVKGAKIQYIFSIDDLNLKEFKNLNLFNTAFGDGLSSILFDEIRTNYGLAYDVASRINYDRGSKFFTITMGTSSQNVEMALKLTNSKIEQIKNDDKFFIREKISYLNDRIKLKKQLRLEKAIQLCKDLTCCELMYNSAELVYKQTQGLDKVNSCQILETINKVLNGAAVQIIFTPGV from the coding sequence ATGAAAAAGGTTATTTTAGATAATGGAATAGTTTTAATATATGAATATAGACCTTCAGAATTGACTTCTTTTTGTATAGGATTTAATGCAGGGGCTTTAGAGGAAAAAGACAAGTTTAATTGGGGAACAGCACATGTAGTAGAACATATGATATCAAAAGGTACTAAAAAAAGAAGTGAAAAAGTTATAAATGAATTGTGTGATAGAATATTTGGATTTGAAAATGCTATGACTAATTTTTCATATGTTGTATATTATGGAACTTGTTTATCTCAAAACTTTAAAAGCGGTTTTGAAGTATACTCTGATATATTGTTAAATCCACTTTTTTCTGAGGTTGGATTTAGTGAAGAAATGAATGTGATATCACAAGAGCTAAAAGAGTGGAAAGAAAACATATATCAATATTGCGAAGATTTGGCATTATACAATGCATTTTTGAAAAAGAGAATAAGGATACCCATAATTGGAGAGGAAAACAGTATAAGGTCAATAACTTTAGATGATATAAGGAAGTTTTATGAAACTTATTATGCTCCTCAAAATTGTGTTATAAGCGTATGTTCTTCTTTAAAGTTTGAAGACGTATTAGACGTTGTAAATAAGTATATTGGCAGTTGGAAAAGAGATTTTAGCGGCATAAATCCATGTATATATGAAAAAAATAAGGCTGGTACTTTTGCCCAAAGGTTAGACGGAGTAAAAGGAGCTAAAATCCAATATATTTTTTCAATAGATGATTTGAATTTAAAGGAATTTAAAAATTTAAACTTATTTAATACAGCTTTTGGAGATGGATTAAGCAGTATACTATTTGATGAAATAAGGACAAATTATGGTCTTGCATACGATGTCGCAAGCAGAATAAATTACGATAGGGGAAGTAAATTTTTTACTATAACAATGGGAACGTCCAGTCAAAATGTAGAAATGGCTTTAAAATTAACAAATTCTAAAATTGAACAGATAAAAAATGATGATAAATTTTTTATTAGGGAAAAAATAAGTTATTTAAATGATAGAATAAAGCTAAAAAAACAATTGAGACTTGAGAAGGCAATTCAACTTTGCAAGGATCTAACTTGCTGTGAATTGATGTATAATTCAGCAGAGCTTGTATACAAACAAACACAAGGTCTTGATAAAGTAAATTCATGTCAAATACTTGAGACTATAAACAAAGTTTTAAATGGTGCTGCAGTACAAATAATATTCACCCCAGGGGTGTAA
- the recJ gene encoding single-stranded-DNA-specific exonuclease RecJ, whose protein sequence is MSKWMIKNKKCNIKRICSAINENETVIKIMLNRNIYTLNGMKHFLKPSFDDLHDPLEMKDIGKAVDIIINSINKKLKILAISDYDVDGIMSVFILCSAIEDCGGSIEYYIPDRVTEGYGINKSIIDKAYKGNYDVIITCDNGIAAIEQIKYAKELGITVIVTDHHDIPFVEDEFQNRKYIVPDADAVVNPKQFDCKYPFKSLCGAGIVFKFVQLLYNKIKGKKQEADKFIEYAAIATICDVVDLADENRFIVKYGLSLLNNTKNLGLKALKEITGVSGKKMNSYIIGFIIGPCFNAAGRLEHASTSLKLLLSDSESKAKELALKLYELNKERQSMTSAGVDEAVKYIENSCTANNKVLVIYLPELHESIAGIVAGRIREIYNLPAILLTKGMNGVKGSGRSIDGYNMFEELLKCKDLLEKFGGHPMAAGLSLKQSNIKTLTKMLNDNCRLKDEDVIPRITIDCQLPFKKITLEFAKKIRSLEPFGKGNPRPIFAEKGVNIINITTLGKKHNVLKLALRKDSVWLNAVMFEGLEEFKKLIGNENNLNRIKFDIVFYVSINEYMGNEYLQLQIKELRKSISQY, encoded by the coding sequence ATGAGCAAGTGGATGATAAAAAATAAAAAATGCAATATAAAGAGAATTTGCAGCGCTATAAATGAAAACGAAACAGTAATTAAGATAATGCTAAATAGAAATATCTACACACTAAATGGAATGAAACATTTTTTAAAACCATCATTTGATGATTTACATGACCCGTTGGAAATGAAAGATATTGGAAAAGCAGTTGATATAATAATTAATAGTATAAATAAAAAATTAAAAATATTAGCTATAAGCGATTATGATGTCGATGGAATAATGAGTGTATTTATACTTTGCAGTGCAATAGAGGATTGCGGAGGAAGTATTGAATACTATATTCCCGATAGAGTTACTGAAGGATACGGCATAAATAAAAGCATAATAGATAAAGCATATAAGGGAAATTATGATGTTATTATAACGTGTGATAATGGAATTGCAGCTATTGAGCAAATTAAGTATGCAAAAGAATTAGGAATAACAGTAATTGTTACAGATCATCATGATATACCCTTTGTAGAAGATGAATTTCAAAATAGAAAGTACATAGTGCCAGATGCTGATGCTGTGGTAAATCCTAAACAGTTTGATTGTAAATATCCATTTAAGTCATTGTGCGGTGCAGGAATAGTTTTTAAATTTGTACAATTGCTTTATAATAAAATTAAAGGGAAAAAACAAGAAGCTGATAAGTTTATTGAGTATGCAGCTATTGCTACTATTTGTGATGTAGTAGATTTAGCAGATGAAAACAGATTTATTGTAAAATATGGACTAAGCTTACTTAATAATACCAAAAATTTAGGGCTAAAGGCATTAAAAGAGATTACTGGAGTTAGCGGCAAGAAAATGAACTCGTATATAATAGGATTTATAATAGGTCCGTGCTTCAATGCTGCTGGAAGATTGGAACATGCATCTACGTCATTGAAATTGCTTTTGTCTGATAGTGAAAGCAAAGCAAAAGAGTTAGCACTTAAGTTATATGAACTAAATAAAGAAAGACAAAGTATGACAAGTGCTGGAGTAGATGAAGCTGTAAAATACATAGAGAATTCTTGCACTGCGAATAATAAGGTGTTAGTTATTTATCTACCAGAACTTCATGAGAGTATTGCTGGAATAGTTGCTGGGAGAATAAGGGAAATATATAATTTGCCAGCAATTTTGCTTACTAAAGGGATGAACGGTGTAAAGGGATCTGGAAGATCTATTGACGGCTATAACATGTTTGAAGAATTATTAAAATGTAAGGATTTGCTGGAGAAGTTTGGTGGACATCCTATGGCTGCAGGTTTATCTCTAAAACAGTCAAACATAAAAACACTTACAAAAATGTTAAATGACAACTGCAGGTTAAAAGATGAAGATGTTATTCCTAGAATAACTATAGATTGTCAGCTGCCATTTAAAAAGATAACATTAGAATTTGCTAAAAAGATAAGAAGTTTAGAACCATTTGGAAAGGGAAATCCCAGACCTATATTTGCAGAAAAAGGTGTGAATATAATAAATATAACTACTTTAGGTAAGAAGCATAACGTATTAAAGTTAGCATTAAGGAAAGATAGTGTATGGTTAAATGCAGTAATGTTTGAAGGTTTAGAAGAATTTAAAAAGTTAATAGGTAATGAAAATAACTTAAATCGTATAAAATTTGATATTGTATTTTACGTAAGCATTAACGAATATATGGGAAATGAGTATCTTCAATTACAGATAAAAGAGTTGAGAAAATCTATTTCGCAGTATTAA
- a CDS encoding PAS domain-containing sensor histidine kinase, with protein sequence MKDEREKFLELSTELNTKCNIIEILRNKEKEHLMYLKDVINNISEGIVVFDSNEKISLCNKAVSKILGLTVLELVNKLRLFEKYYIYLENYGRGSQEDAVELYNKYMKNKKPMKNIVLKLREKSSLNDKYLELNSNPIIKNNELAYTILTIKDVTEKRVHRINSQKQAKFVKNVVDTVEVPIAVVEYPKMKYKLTNKKYEQIIRCQSKSNKTLIFDSKKPKYINYNLCKILQGTACNYKTYTVNPYSTKDKNGSERFYKLKFIPYKNNDNSINIHIHGSDITEEVNHNIELEKVTKLKDEFFTIISHELRTPLTIIYSSIQLAYDVYKDEITPNMGKTLFRINQNCSRLLKLTNNILDISKAEAGFLTLNNSDFDIVYISETIVNSVNEYAVSRDIELIFDTNQEECSVKMDKDKYEKILLNLLSNAIKFTPEGKRILVSLDIEENIFYLSVKDSGVGIADDKISHIFDRFAQINSSLSRRAEGTGIGLALVKKLVELMDGKITVKSKLGKGTEFVIKLKKINAETNGSKSCVILAEDIKDRINIEFSDIN encoded by the coding sequence ATGAAAGATGAAAGAGAAAAATTTTTGGAACTTTCAACAGAACTAAATACTAAATGTAATATTATAGAGATACTTAGAAATAAGGAAAAAGAACATTTAATGTACTTAAAAGATGTTATAAATAACATATCAGAGGGTATAGTAGTTTTTGATTCCAATGAAAAAATAAGTTTATGCAATAAAGCTGTATCTAAAATATTGGGCTTAACGGTTTTGGAGTTAGTAAATAAGCTGAGACTATTTGAAAAATATTATATCTATCTAGAAAATTACGGAAGGGGAAGCCAAGAGGATGCTGTAGAACTTTATAATAAATATATGAAAAATAAAAAGCCCATGAAAAATATTGTGCTTAAGCTCAGAGAAAAATCTTCCCTTAATGATAAGTATTTAGAACTAAATAGTAATCCCATAATAAAGAACAATGAACTAGCCTATACAATTCTTACAATAAAGGATGTTACTGAAAAAAGAGTTCACCGGATAAATTCACAAAAACAAGCCAAGTTTGTGAAAAATGTAGTCGATACAGTAGAAGTTCCAATAGCTGTGGTAGAATATCCTAAAATGAAGTACAAGCTCACTAATAAAAAATATGAGCAGATAATTAGATGTCAATCTAAATCAAATAAAACTTTGATCTTTGATAGTAAAAAACCCAAGTATATAAATTATAATTTATGTAAGATATTACAAGGCACAGCCTGTAACTATAAAACATATACCGTAAATCCATACAGTACAAAGGACAAAAATGGAAGTGAAAGATTTTACAAGCTAAAGTTTATACCGTATAAAAATAATGATAATAGCATTAATATACACATACATGGTTCTGATATAACTGAAGAAGTAAACCATAATATTGAACTTGAAAAGGTAACAAAACTAAAAGATGAATTCTTTACAATTATATCTCATGAATTAAGAACCCCACTTACCATAATATATTCCTCAATTCAATTAGCTTATGATGTATATAAAGACGAAATAACACCTAATATGGGGAAAACACTTTTTAGAATAAATCAAAATTGCAGTAGATTACTCAAACTTACCAATAATATACTAGATATATCAAAAGCAGAAGCCGGTTTTTTGACTTTAAACAATTCAGATTTTGATATAGTTTATATAAGTGAAACTATTGTAAATTCTGTAAATGAATACGCAGTTAGTAGAGACATAGAATTGATATTTGATACTAATCAGGAAGAGTGCAGTGTGAAAATGGACAAGGATAAGTATGAAAAGATACTGCTTAACTTGCTTTCAAATGCTATAAAATTTACTCCAGAAGGTAAGAGAATACTAGTATCACTAGATATAGAGGAAAACATTTTTTATCTAAGTGTGAAAGACTCTGGTGTTGGAATAGCTGATGATAAAATAAGTCATATTTTTGATAGATTTGCTCAAATTAATAGTTCACTATCTAGGAGGGCAGAGGGTACTGGCATAGGCCTTGCCTTAGTAAAAAAATTGGTAGAACTCATGGATGGAAAAATTACAGTTAAGAGTAAATTGGGAAAAGGAACAGAGTTTGTAATTAAATTAAAAAAAATAAATGCAGAAACAAATGGAAGCAAAAGTTGTGTTATTTTGGCAGAAGATATCAAGGATAGAATAAATATAGAGTTTTCAGATATAAATTAA
- a CDS encoding alpha/beta-type small acid-soluble spore protein, which translates to MSNRSNKLVPEAREALDNFKMEVADELDVPFSDYNGDLTSRQCGSVGGEMVKRMVEDYEKRL; encoded by the coding sequence GTGTCAAATAGATCAAACAAATTAGTACCAGAAGCTAGGGAAGCATTAGATAATTTTAAAATGGAAGTTGCAGATGAGCTAGATGTACCATTTTCCGATTATAATGGTGACTTAACATCAAGACAATGTGGTTCTGTAGGCGGAGAAATGGTTAAGAGGATGGTTGAAGACTACGAAAAAAGATTATAA
- a CDS encoding undecaprenyldiphospho-muramoylpentapeptide beta-N-acetylglucosaminyltransferase, with protein sequence MKKIIMTGGGSAGHVTPNLALIPKLKKMGYEVQYIGTEDGIERKIIEKQNIKYHVISSGKLRRYFDVKNFTDPFKVLKGIIQSTLIIKREKPNIVFSKGGFVSVPVVIGANFNKVPVIAHESDITPGLANKLSVPYCTKVCVTFPESQKYIKDNKAVLTGTPIREELINGSSILGKRICGFEDKKPVLLVIGGSLGSKFINDTIRECIDKLTRDYNVVHICGKNNIDNNLKNKKGYVQFEYVNEELPHIMNSADLVISRAGANVIFELLALKKPNILIPLSKKSSRGDQILDARSFEKSGYSMVLQEDGLDGKLLIDKLAELQKNRAKYVKNMESSSIKNGVDKIIELINRYSI encoded by the coding sequence TTGAAAAAGATAATAATGACAGGTGGGGGTTCAGCTGGACACGTAACACCAAATTTAGCTTTAATCCCTAAGTTAAAGAAGATGGGATACGAAGTTCAGTATATAGGTACTGAAGATGGTATAGAGAGAAAAATAATTGAGAAACAGAACATAAAATATCATGTCATATCCAGTGGAAAATTGAGAAGATACTTCGATGTAAAAAACTTTACAGATCCATTTAAGGTTTTAAAAGGTATAATTCAATCTACACTTATAATAAAAAGAGAAAAACCCAATATAGTGTTCTCAAAAGGGGGATTTGTCTCAGTACCAGTTGTTATTGGAGCTAATTTTAATAAGGTTCCAGTTATTGCCCATGAATCTGATATTACTCCAGGACTTGCAAATAAGCTGTCAGTCCCATATTGTACTAAGGTTTGTGTAACTTTTCCCGAATCTCAAAAATATATAAAAGATAATAAGGCTGTACTTACAGGTACACCTATAAGGGAAGAACTCATAAATGGAAGCAGTATACTAGGTAAACGAATATGTGGATTTGAAGATAAAAAGCCTGTGCTGCTTGTAATAGGCGGAAGTTTAGGCTCTAAATTTATAAATGATACTATAAGAGAATGTATTGATAAATTAACAAGAGATTATAATGTAGTTCATATATGCGGAAAAAACAACATAGATAATAATTTAAAAAATAAAAAAGGGTATGTACAATTTGAATATGTAAATGAAGAATTGCCCCATATAATGAATTCAGCAGATTTAGTTATATCAAGAGCTGGAGCAAATGTAATATTTGAACTGCTGGCATTAAAAAAGCCTAATATTCTAATACCTCTTTCTAAAAAGTCAAGTAGAGGAGATCAAATTTTAGATGCAAGGTCTTTTGAAAAAAGTGGTTACAGTATGGTTTTACAGGAAGATGGTTTAGATGGAAAATTGCTTATAGATAAATTAGCAGAATTACAAAAAAATAGGGCAAAATATGTTAAAAATATGGAATCTAGTTCTATAAAAAATGGAGTTGATAAAATTATAGAATTGATAAATAGATATTCAATCTAA